A window from Sphingobacteriaceae bacterium encodes these proteins:
- a CDS encoding small multi-drug export protein has protein sequence MLLSAIPLLELRVGIPYGVANGLHPVVATIAGIAGNLVQVPLILGLLWGLRRVSRYVDFLGRFFAWCDENARKRSQLAVRFGWLGIGLMVAIPIPGTGLWTGALVGQVLGLPIVRVAMGMGLGVFLAGVLFGLASAGVLELLSSWDLLTTQP, from the coding sequence ATGCTGCTGTCGGCGATACCGCTGCTGGAGCTGCGCGTCGGCATTCCCTACGGTGTTGCCAACGGCTTGCACCCTGTTGTGGCGACCATCGCGGGGATAGCGGGAAACTTGGTGCAGGTTCCGCTTATTTTAGGCTTGTTGTGGGGTCTGCGACGGGTTTCCCGCTACGTTGATTTTTTGGGCCGGTTTTTTGCCTGGTGCGACGAGAACGCCCGCAAGCGGAGCCAGTTGGCGGTGCGCTTCGGCTGGCTCGGCATCGGCTTGATGGTGGCCATTCCCATCCCCGGCACCGGCCTCTGGACCGGCGCGCTGGTGGGCCAAGTCCTGGGCCTGCCTATCGTGCGGGTCGCCATGGGCATGGGGCTGGGTGTGTTTCTGGCGGGAGTGTTGTTCGGCCTGGCCTCGGCCGGGGTGCTGGAACTGTTGTCGTCCTGGGACTTGTTGACCACCCAGCCGTAG